The Stratiformator vulcanicus genome has a segment encoding these proteins:
- a CDS encoding ComEA family DNA-binding protein, which produces MAIPPDTDRPPPAFLGLIDSDVRVLIVAGTVLLIAITISSGRLSDWGRHAIEIERMESVSPEYRIDVNRAHWVELIQLEGIGETLARRIVEERETGGPFRTADDLKRVRGIGPATVEKIRPHVRMPAKSDEFGGLNKR; this is translated from the coding sequence TTGGCGATTCCGCCTGATACCGACAGGCCGCCCCCGGCATTCCTGGGACTGATCGACTCGGACGTTCGCGTACTGATCGTGGCGGGCACGGTTCTGCTGATTGCGATCACAATCTCATCGGGCCGGTTATCGGATTGGGGTCGCCATGCGATCGAGATCGAGCGTATGGAATCGGTTTCTCCCGAATACAGGATCGACGTCAATCGCGCCCACTGGGTCGAATTGATTCAGCTTGAAGGAATCGGAGAAACGCTCGCCCGGCGAATCGTCGAGGAACGAGAAACTGGCGGCCCCTTTCGCACGGCGGACGATTTGAAACGCGTTCGCGGAATCGGCCCGGCGACGGTGGAGAAGATTCGACCGCATGTGCGGATGCCGGCGAAATCTGACGAATTCGGCGGATTGAACAAGCGATAA
- a CDS encoding MFS transporter — MSASAGAVFRAATWNQILWSAGYPLTAGGFLVYWTRQAGAGTIAIAILLALPETAGLAGGLSRRLQSAGLSRKLLFLACSVAGTLSLLPLLAIPWLQPTASISLTIVFVSVAISHAIGSVGYVAYLSWLSDLAPQRAWGRLFAWREAARIVAVLIVPASVGYLQRAGDAGFLPAEKNWFMASFFLSGIILQLASLLPLARLPSIPLNFELVREPQWQRLRSTLIDPHYRRLLTHNWLLSAANGLTQSAFFLFATGSQFAAISLGTYYVLGSWMRGLQLPVSFVAGRLCDLGWALRMRVIGVVVGSAGLLFWFPANDGDWRWLIAAFACWGMFAAANVSGSRIMLAAARRSDNSAEIALFRQVGGFLAGLFGLLGGVMLTALQDQVSGRSASFDPAAPFFVLFALSLVGRFASLLPLIGLSEQDVSFEASDEARPPT, encoded by the coding sequence ATGAGCGCGTCGGCGGGGGCTGTCTTTCGGGCGGCGACTTGGAATCAGATTCTCTGGTCAGCCGGCTATCCGTTAACGGCAGGTGGATTTCTTGTCTATTGGACCCGGCAGGCCGGCGCGGGGACGATCGCCATTGCGATTTTGCTCGCCCTACCGGAAACGGCCGGGTTGGCGGGCGGGCTGAGCCGGCGACTGCAAAGTGCAGGGTTGTCTCGAAAATTATTGTTTCTCGCGTGCTCAGTCGCGGGGACATTGAGTCTGCTTCCGCTGTTGGCGATTCCTTGGTTGCAGCCGACAGCTTCAATCTCTTTGACGATCGTCTTCGTCTCGGTCGCGATCTCTCATGCGATCGGCTCGGTCGGCTATGTCGCTTATTTGTCATGGCTGTCTGACCTCGCGCCTCAGCGGGCATGGGGTCGACTTTTTGCGTGGCGTGAAGCAGCTCGGATCGTGGCCGTGCTAATCGTGCCCGCCTCGGTCGGTTATCTGCAGCGTGCCGGCGATGCCGGATTTCTGCCGGCCGAGAAAAACTGGTTCATGGCTTCGTTCTTTCTAAGCGGCATTATATTGCAGCTTGCGTCTTTACTGCCGCTGGCGCGTTTGCCTTCGATTCCGCTCAATTTCGAGCTTGTCCGCGAACCTCAATGGCAACGACTTCGTTCAACGCTCATCGATCCGCACTATCGTCGATTGCTCACCCACAACTGGTTGTTGTCGGCGGCAAATGGACTGACCCAATCGGCGTTCTTTCTGTTTGCCACGGGGTCGCAATTCGCAGCCATTTCGCTTGGCACCTACTACGTCCTCGGTTCCTGGATGCGAGGTCTGCAATTGCCGGTGAGCTTTGTTGCCGGACGCCTGTGCGACCTTGGATGGGCACTTCGAATGCGGGTGATCGGGGTCGTGGTCGGCTCTGCGGGACTGCTGTTCTGGTTCCCGGCAAATGACGGCGATTGGCGATGGTTGATCGCAGCGTTCGCGTGCTGGGGAATGTTTGCGGCGGCGAACGTGTCGGGGAGTCGCATCATGCTCGCCGCCGCACGACGGAGCGATAACTCTGCCGAAATCGCCCTATTTCGGCAGGTCGGAGGATTCCTTGCCGGACTGTTCGGACTACTCGGAGGAGTCATGCTGACCGCACTTCAAGATCAAGTCTCAGGGAGAAGCGCGAGTTTCGATCCGGCGGCACCGTTCTTTGTGCTATTCGCACTCTCGCTGGTCGGTCGATTCGCGAGTCTGCTCCCACTAATCGGATTGTCCGAGCAAGATGTGTCTTTCGAAGCATCCGACGAAGCGCGACCCCCGACTTAG